From a region of the Methanolobus tindarius DSM 2278 genome:
- a CDS encoding PKD domain-containing protein translates to MMKNRLIVPILIFFLVVLTGFADADANPETITNPGVVAENTHITIKSGETLMVNSGESLMIEAGASLTVEAGAKIEFASGSQTEIYGTLTNYGKIINYGTINNYGNIVNYDYQRIPGIINNYGSINNYKNIKNYSVINGGFNNAPIAVITAPEKVLVNTSTTIYGTNSSDEDGLIVHYMWDFGDGDTASNNNGVCSHIYRKTGTYTITLTVEDNESTVNSSTLTLVVADSLEEKTFFSTLTQEGSITENVAEAVSTIAPTSTRSMLNMDFSSLIPPAIAIMILCLILSIKVKK, encoded by the coding sequence ATGATGAAAAACAGATTAATCGTCCCTATCTTAATATTCTTTCTCGTAGTATTAACCGGATTTGCAGATGCAGATGCAAATCCGGAAACAATAACAAACCCGGGAGTTGTAGCTGAAAACACCCACATCACAATAAAATCAGGTGAAACTCTTATGGTGAATTCCGGAGAGAGCCTCATGATTGAAGCCGGTGCAAGTCTCACCGTAGAAGCAGGAGCTAAAATAGAATTTGCTTCAGGTTCACAAACAGAAATCTATGGAACTCTCACAAACTATGGAAAAATAATAAACTATGGAACAATCAACAATTATGGAAACATTGTTAATTACGATTACCAGCGTATCCCCGGAATTATCAACAACTATGGAAGCATTAATAATTACAAGAATATTAAAAATTACAGCGTGATTAATGGCGGGTTTAATAACGCTCCAATAGCTGTGATTACAGCTCCTGAAAAAGTTCTTGTAAATACTAGCACAACTATTTACGGAACAAACTCAAGTGACGAGGATGGGTTAATTGTTCATTATATGTGGGATTTTGGAGATGGTGACACTGCAAGCAACAATAATGGAGTTTGTTCCCACATTTACCGGAAAACCGGGACTTATACAATAACATTGACAGTGGAAGATAATGAAAGTACTGTCAATTCCAGTACCCTGACTTTAGTAGTTGCAGATAGTCTGGAAGAAAAAACGTTTTTTTCTACGCTGACACAGGAAGGCAGCATAACGGAAAATGTTGCAGAAGCCGTATCAACTATAGCTCCCACATCAACTAGAAGCATGCTGAATATGGATTTCTCCTCTTTAATTCCTCCTGCAATTGCCATAATGATTTTGTGTTTGATTCTCAGTATTAAAGTAAAAAAGTGA